In a genomic window of Sutcliffiella sp. FSL R7-0096:
- a CDS encoding ChaB family protein, producing the protein MPYDSLKDLPDGVRDNLPKHAQEIYKEAFNSASDQYDKEETAHKVAWSAVKEKYRKNDKDNWVKK; encoded by the coding sequence ATGCCCTACGATTCTCTAAAAGATTTGCCGGATGGAGTCAGGGATAACCTCCCTAAACATGCGCAGGAAATCTACAAGGAAGCATTCAATTCTGCCTCAGATCAGTATGATAAAGAGGAAACAGCACATAAAGTTGCATGGAGTGCGGTGAAGGAGAAATATAGGAAAAATGACAAAGATAACTGGGTGAAAAAATAG
- a CDS encoding N-acetylmuramoyl-L-alanine amidase, translated as MLKTTYLLIVLILLTGCSNTPVHTEKQMEKVPLTTDSVLVIPPEPSSIEMKEWLLPKKNSRVRGAPTTHVVLHFTNNALRSPQDPYNVEEVYALFEEYEVSAHYMIDREGEIYLLVPEERAAFHAGKGRHLNYQEYGNGLNDYSIGIELLAIGTKEEMLSTIPEEIYDSIDPLNVGYTKEQYIALNKLLDDILTRNPGIKNDREHIIGHNEYAPVRKSDPGELFDWSRIGF; from the coding sequence ATGTTAAAAACTACCTATTTACTTATCGTATTAATTTTATTAACAGGTTGCTCAAACACGCCAGTTCATACAGAAAAACAGATGGAAAAGGTACCTCTGACTACAGACTCTGTGTTAGTGATCCCACCGGAACCATCAAGTATAGAGATGAAAGAATGGCTCCTTCCCAAAAAGAACTCAAGAGTAAGAGGTGCGCCGACTACTCACGTCGTGCTCCATTTCACCAATAATGCGCTTCGATCGCCACAAGACCCCTATAATGTCGAAGAGGTCTATGCACTTTTTGAAGAGTACGAGGTGTCTGCTCATTATATGATAGACAGGGAAGGCGAAATCTACCTTTTGGTGCCGGAAGAACGCGCTGCCTTTCATGCTGGAAAAGGGCGTCATTTAAACTATCAGGAATACGGGAATGGCCTCAATGATTATTCGATTGGAATAGAACTACTGGCAATAGGGACCAAAGAAGAAATGCTTTCGACAATACCTGAAGAGATCTATGACTCTATTGATCCGCTTAATGTGGGGTACACCAAGGAGCAATATATCGCTTTAAATAAACTATTGGACGATATCTTGACCCGAAACCCGGGTATAAAAAATGACCGAGAGCATATCATCGGCCACAACGAATACGCTCCAGTCCGCAAAAGCGACCCTGGGGAACTATTTGATTGGTCAAGAATAGGATTTTAA
- a CDS encoding RNA methyltransferase — MIEQSKSAFIYTYAYSKEEQSLCHLEMRSFFGKATDDNIIKSSKRIDPSRSPFIRERIEVIYEGETLQDIIEQVTEIKMGNQTFKVIFSKINDRKAPHTIEYQERRDIERAVGWIIEGEADVHHPDHIFGMATIGSRWYFGHYRKSEAIWLKHTKKPREYSTALSTRVARAVANIAVPDPHGITSIDPCCGIGTVLVEALSMGINMEGRDINPLVVQGSRENIEHFHLQGTVMLGPISDVMDSYDVAVIDMPYNLYTHATPEDQLSILKHARRFAKKVVVITIETMDNMVEEAGFSITDRCETQKGYFTREILVCE, encoded by the coding sequence TTGATAGAGCAAAGTAAATCCGCATTTATATATACCTACGCATACAGCAAGGAAGAGCAATCCCTTTGCCATTTGGAGATGCGTTCTTTTTTTGGCAAAGCAACAGATGATAATATTATCAAAAGCTCAAAAAGAATCGATCCAAGCAGAAGTCCCTTTATCCGTGAAAGAATAGAGGTTATCTATGAAGGGGAAACATTGCAGGATATCATAGAACAAGTGACGGAAATAAAGATGGGGAACCAAACTTTCAAAGTTATTTTTTCGAAAATAAATGACCGGAAAGCTCCTCATACGATTGAATATCAGGAGCGTCGAGATATAGAACGTGCTGTAGGGTGGATTATTGAAGGCGAGGCTGATGTCCATCATCCTGATCATATTTTCGGAATGGCTACAATCGGTAGTCGCTGGTATTTCGGTCATTACAGAAAGAGTGAGGCAATTTGGCTCAAGCATACGAAGAAACCGCGGGAGTATTCAACAGCCTTGAGCACCCGAGTGGCTAGAGCAGTAGCAAATATCGCTGTTCCGGATCCTCATGGAATCACGTCCATTGATCCATGTTGTGGGATTGGAACGGTACTTGTTGAAGCTTTATCCATGGGGATCAATATGGAAGGAAGAGATATTAATCCCTTGGTGGTACAAGGTTCAAGGGAAAATATCGAACATTTTCACCTCCAGGGTACGGTTATGCTCGGACCTATCTCGGATGTAATGGATAGCTATGATGTGGCAGTAATTGATATGCCTTACAACCTTTATACCCACGCCACACCAGAAGATCAATTATCCATCTTGAAGCACGCACGCCGTTTTGCCAAAAAGGTCGTCGTGATTACGATAGAAACAATGGATAATATGGTGGAGGAAGCCGGATTCAGTATTACAGATCGTTGTGAGACGCAAAAGGGCTATTTTACAAGAGAGATATTGGTTTGTGAATAA
- a CDS encoding glutaredoxin family protein, whose translation MNNQLIVYSAPGCRDCELVKEFLKEQQVAFEVRDLLANKQYQQEVEKFGFMGIPVTAVGEQAVKGFNPVELNRLIELIK comes from the coding sequence ATGAACAATCAACTTATCGTTTATTCAGCGCCAGGGTGCAGAGATTGTGAACTAGTAAAAGAATTCCTTAAAGAACAACAAGTAGCTTTCGAGGTTAGAGATTTATTGGCAAATAAGCAATATCAACAGGAAGTGGAGAAGTTCGGCTTCATGGGAATCCCGGTGACAGCTGTGGGTGAACAGGCGGTAAAAGGCTTTAATCCAGTTGAACTAAATAGGCTTATAGAACTTATAAAATGA
- a CDS encoding rhamnogalacturonan acetylesterase has translation MKKCKFYLAGDSTISDYQEDVAPRAGWGQVLYKYLPTSIEVVNKAASGRSSKSFIAEGRLEEIATNIAEGDYLFIQFGHNDQKDDEERRTLPFTTYQSYLLEYIEVALRKGATPILITPVQRRSFDEQGKFYETHGDYPQAMKDLSSDKNVKLVDLSTLSKDLFTKLGSEETKRLFLWLKASEHVNYPDGVEDDTHFSQYGAEMVAELVAKAIPVPNILK, from the coding sequence ATGAAAAAGTGTAAGTTCTATCTTGCCGGGGATTCCACAATAAGCGACTATCAAGAAGATGTTGCCCCAAGAGCGGGGTGGGGACAGGTGTTATACAAATACTTGCCTACATCCATAGAGGTGGTGAATAAAGCTGCAAGTGGGCGAAGTTCTAAAAGCTTCATCGCAGAAGGAAGATTGGAAGAGATAGCTACTAATATAGCGGAAGGGGACTATCTTTTCATTCAATTCGGTCACAATGACCAAAAAGATGATGAAGAGCGACGGACCTTACCTTTTACCACCTACCAGTCTTATTTGCTTGAGTATATCGAAGTTGCATTACGTAAAGGAGCTACACCGATTCTCATCACCCCTGTGCAAAGAAGAAGTTTTGACGAACAAGGAAAATTCTATGAAACTCATGGTGATTATCCACAAGCAATGAAGGATTTATCTTCAGATAAAAATGTCAAGCTGGTGGATTTATCCACATTATCCAAAGACTTATTCACTAAATTGGGTAGCGAGGAAACGAAAAGGTTATTTCTTTGGCTTAAAGCCTCCGAGCATGTTAACTATCCAGATGGAGTGGAAGATGACACACATTTTTCCCAGTATGGAGCCGAAATGGTGGCAGAACTGGTCGCAAAGGCCATACCTGTCCCCAATATATTGAAGTGA
- a CDS encoding bifunctional 4-hydroxy-2-oxoglutarate aldolase/2-dehydro-3-deoxy-phosphogluconate aldolase: protein MSLVKEIQDIGVVAVIRGADESNILTIAKSLQAGGVTALEITMETPKVLSLIEKVASEMPDVMVGAGTVLDPETARAAIMAGSKFIFSPTVNIETIRMTKRYGAVSIPGAMTPTEILTAYEHGADMIKVFPANIVGPGYFKDIHGPLPHIPLMATGGISLDNVGDFIRAGAVAVGAGSTLINTKVELTEEHCRHVTETATNFIRRVEQARGGQYEKV, encoded by the coding sequence ATGAGTCTAGTAAAAGAAATACAAGATATCGGGGTAGTGGCGGTAATACGTGGTGCCGATGAATCAAACATCCTAACTATCGCAAAATCACTACAAGCGGGTGGTGTAACCGCACTTGAAATCACAATGGAAACACCAAAGGTTTTATCATTAATTGAAAAGGTTGCATCGGAAATGCCGGATGTGATGGTAGGTGCTGGAACGGTATTAGATCCTGAAACAGCTAGGGCTGCCATCATGGCTGGCTCTAAATTCATCTTTTCTCCTACAGTGAATATAGAAACGATTAGAATGACGAAGCGGTATGGTGCAGTAAGCATCCCTGGTGCCATGACCCCGACAGAGATCTTAACGGCATATGAACATGGGGCAGATATGATCAAGGTGTTTCCAGCAAACATTGTTGGTCCTGGTTACTTTAAAGATATTCATGGTCCGCTGCCGCATATCCCGCTTATGGCTACAGGAGGGATTTCCTTGGACAATGTTGGCGACTTTATTCGTGCAGGGGCGGTAGCGGTAGGGGCCGGCAGTACCCTGATTAATACGAAAGTAGAATTGACGGAGGAACATTGTCGTCATGTAACAGAAACTGCGACCAACTTTATCCGCCGGGTGGAGCAAGCAAGAGGTGGACAATATGAAAAAGTGTAA
- a CDS encoding glucuronate isomerase: MKITNYDSLVETVKEVVQNQRVTDMHTHLYSPNFGDILLWDIDELLTYHYLVAEVMRWSDLSVEEFWKLSKQEQADHIWQKLFVEHSPVSEACRGVLTCLKGFGLDPSTRSLESYREYFASKTSEQHVDKVLELAKVDHVVMTNDPFDDKEREVWLSGVKPNERFHAALRIDPLLNDYANAKKRLVEWGYKVEEEWNDQSVNEVKRFLSDWMDRMNPLYMAVSLPPSFAFPEDSDRGRIIKDCILPLCEQAGIPFAMMIGVKKRVNPSLGDAGDYVGKAGMEGLEYLLANYPNNKFFCTMLARENQHELVVLARKFRNLMVFGCWWFTNNPVLINEMTRMRMEMLGTSMIPQHSDARVLDQLIYKWDHSKEIIVTILIEKYNDLLKTGWELEQSEIERDVADLFYNNFWEFIGKKELALTK, from the coding sequence ATGAAAATTACAAATTATGATTCCCTGGTAGAAACAGTAAAAGAGGTAGTGCAAAACCAACGCGTAACAGACATGCATACACACCTTTATTCCCCTAACTTTGGTGACATCCTATTATGGGATATTGATGAACTATTAACCTATCATTATCTTGTGGCAGAAGTAATGCGTTGGTCAGATCTCTCTGTAGAAGAATTTTGGAAGCTTTCCAAGCAAGAACAAGCTGATCACATCTGGCAGAAGCTGTTTGTGGAACATTCCCCTGTCAGTGAAGCGTGCCGCGGTGTCTTAACATGCCTGAAAGGGTTTGGTCTGGATCCTTCAACAAGAAGCTTAGAGAGTTATAGAGAGTATTTTGCATCCAAAACAAGCGAACAGCATGTGGATAAAGTATTAGAATTAGCTAAAGTTGATCATGTGGTAATGACAAATGACCCGTTTGACGATAAAGAAAGGGAAGTCTGGTTAAGTGGAGTTAAGCCGAACGAACGTTTCCATGCGGCCTTAAGGATCGATCCATTGCTAAATGACTATGCAAATGCAAAAAAACGCCTAGTGGAATGGGGTTACAAGGTAGAAGAGGAATGGAATGATCAGTCAGTAAACGAAGTGAAACGCTTTTTGTCTGATTGGATGGACAGAATGAACCCGTTATATATGGCTGTTTCCCTGCCGCCATCTTTTGCGTTCCCTGAGGATTCCGATCGGGGTAGGATCATCAAGGATTGTATCCTGCCATTGTGTGAGCAGGCGGGTATTCCATTTGCCATGATGATCGGTGTTAAGAAAAGAGTGAACCCATCTCTTGGTGATGCAGGCGACTATGTCGGCAAAGCGGGAATGGAAGGGTTGGAATATCTGTTAGCAAATTATCCGAACAACAAATTCTTCTGCACCATGCTTGCACGTGAAAATCAACATGAGCTGGTAGTGCTTGCCAGGAAGTTCCGTAATTTGATGGTGTTTGGTTGCTGGTGGTTCACCAATAATCCGGTACTGATTAATGAGATGACTCGCATGCGAATGGAGATGCTTGGTACCAGTATGATCCCGCAACACTCGGATGCACGTGTGCTGGATCAATTAATTTATAAATGGGACCATTCTAAAGAAATTATCGTCACTATATTGATTGAAAAATACAATGATTTGCTAAAAACTGGCTGGGAGCTGGAACAATCCGAAATAGAGCGGGACGTTGCGGACTTGTTTTACAATAACTTCTGGGAATTTATAGGGAAGAAGGAGCTGGCACTTACAAAATAA
- a CDS encoding tagaturonate reductase has translation MKQVSLGRALHPKDLNSIVTDERQEHLPEKIIQFGEGNFLRGFIDWMVHEMNKQGVFNGKVVAIQPTPHGKVVPKLNAQDGLYTLTLRGVVNGEKVDKHEIISSISRGINPYSDWQEVLKVAESKEIEFVFSNTTEAGLTYLEESYDGETSPLSFPGKLAAFLKHRFEVMGGVQGSGLTIIPCELVENNGEVLKSLVLRYAKEWGFSKSCVEWMEGQNRFCNTLVDRIVTGYPRDNADEFREKLGYEDVLMTVGEPYHLFAIEGGENVAARLPFTQAGLNVKWGDVTPHRNMKVRLLNGPHTMMFAVCYLAGADTVLDAMTDTDLREFVEKGLYQEIFPFVQMEEVEKREFADSVVERFLNPFTKHYLSDIGMNAVYKFKSRLIPSLIDFVKDRNELPAAITYSLAALIFYYKPFRVEGDFLIGKRGETEYVIRDNQEVLSLFKTKWDQLLEEEMDIKEFIFSILENSDLWGVDLRKLPGLEDEVSFHLGQMLTVGIKQSNKQLLQKVKK, from the coding sequence ATGAAGCAAGTCAGTTTGGGGAGAGCGCTACATCCAAAAGATCTGAACTCAATCGTTACGGATGAAAGGCAGGAACACCTACCTGAAAAAATCATTCAATTCGGGGAAGGGAATTTCCTTCGCGGATTTATCGATTGGATGGTCCATGAGATGAACAAACAAGGGGTGTTTAACGGCAAGGTGGTCGCGATCCAGCCGACTCCTCATGGAAAGGTTGTACCAAAGTTAAATGCCCAAGACGGATTATATACGCTCACCCTTAGGGGAGTGGTCAATGGGGAGAAAGTAGATAAGCACGAAATCATCTCTTCCATCTCCAGGGGCATCAATCCATATTCCGACTGGCAGGAAGTATTGAAGGTGGCGGAATCCAAAGAGATTGAATTTGTCTTCTCGAACACTACGGAAGCTGGACTTACTTATTTGGAAGAATCCTACGATGGAGAGACTTCTCCTCTTTCCTTTCCAGGTAAATTAGCTGCATTTCTGAAGCATCGTTTTGAAGTGATGGGTGGAGTGCAAGGGTCGGGACTTACCATCATCCCTTGTGAGCTTGTTGAAAACAATGGGGAAGTCCTGAAGAGTTTAGTGCTTCGATATGCTAAAGAGTGGGGATTCTCAAAAAGCTGTGTGGAATGGATGGAAGGGCAAAATAGATTTTGCAACACACTTGTAGATCGTATCGTAACCGGATACCCCAGGGACAATGCAGATGAGTTTCGTGAAAAGCTTGGCTATGAAGATGTCTTGATGACCGTAGGGGAACCTTATCACCTGTTTGCCATCGAGGGCGGGGAAAACGTAGCGGCTCGCCTGCCATTTACACAAGCCGGATTGAATGTAAAGTGGGGGGATGTGACCCCACATCGAAATATGAAGGTCAGGCTTTTGAACGGTCCTCACACCATGATGTTTGCAGTATGCTATCTGGCTGGAGCGGATACGGTCTTGGATGCGATGACAGATACCGATTTAAGAGAATTCGTCGAAAAAGGACTCTATCAAGAGATTTTCCCTTTTGTTCAAATGGAGGAAGTGGAGAAGCGGGAATTTGCTGATTCTGTGGTAGAGAGGTTTTTAAATCCTTTTACAAAACATTACCTTAGTGATATCGGGATGAATGCAGTGTATAAATTCAAATCAAGGCTTATCCCTTCCCTAATAGATTTTGTTAAAGACCGAAACGAGCTTCCTGCTGCTATTACATATTCATTGGCTGCCTTAATTTTTTATTATAAGCCATTCAGGGTAGAGGGAGATTTTCTAATCGGGAAAAGGGGAGAGACGGAGTATGTCATTCGTGACAATCAAGAAGTTCTTTCCTTGTTCAAAACAAAATGGGATCAGCTTCTTGAGGAAGAGATGGATATAAAGGAATTTATCTTCTCGATCCTAGAAAATAGCGATCTGTGGGGGGTGGATCTGCGCAAGCTTCCTGGTTTAGAAGATGAGGTATCCTTCCATCTAGGGCAAATGCTAACTGTAGGGATAAAGCAAAGTAACAAACAGCTTCTGCAAAAAGTAAAGAAATAG
- a CDS encoding altronate dehydratase family protein: MKQDYIAIHKEDNVLITLKEFQAGEQVEVLEQVITLREDVPKGHKIATRGIQAGEHIVKYGYPIGHASENIDAGMWVHTHNTKTNLSGTLEYEYAPAKGKLENAYAGERTFQGYVRANGEVGIRNEIWIINTVGCINKTAELLAKMGDTHLKEEGIDGFYHYAHLFGCSQLGDDLHNTQKILSNLVHHPNAGGVLVLGLGCENNHLAEFKRVLGDVDLNRVKFLGVQDAEDEMEEGFALLEELAAYVKSFKRQPVPVSKLKVGLKCGGSDGFSGITGNPLVGAFSDKLISYGGTTILTEVPEMFGAETILMERAKDEEVFNKIVELVNDFKQYFLKHDQVVYENPSPGNKAGGITTLEEKSLGCVQKGGFATIEDVHPYGGRVLKPGLNLLQGPGNDLVSVTALSAAGAHIVLFTTGRGTPFGGPVPTVKISTNSDLYEKKQNWIDFNAGELVQGKEMGNLTDELFDYVVDLASGVERTHNEKNGFKEISIFKDGVIL; encoded by the coding sequence ATGAAGCAGGATTACATTGCGATACACAAAGAAGACAATGTGTTGATCACACTAAAAGAATTTCAAGCCGGGGAACAGGTGGAGGTCTTGGAGCAAGTCATCACCTTGAGGGAAGACGTGCCTAAAGGGCATAAAATCGCTACAAGAGGTATCCAAGCCGGGGAACACATTGTGAAGTACGGCTATCCAATCGGTCATGCCAGTGAAAATATTGATGCAGGTATGTGGGTTCATACACATAATACAAAGACAAATCTTTCGGGAACTTTGGAATATGAATATGCTCCTGCAAAAGGGAAATTGGAGAATGCTTATGCAGGGGAAAGAACGTTTCAAGGATATGTCAGGGCAAATGGAGAGGTTGGTATACGCAATGAAATTTGGATCATCAATACGGTGGGGTGCATCAATAAAACGGCGGAACTGTTGGCCAAAATGGGAGATACCCATCTTAAAGAAGAGGGAATCGACGGTTTTTACCATTATGCACATCTATTCGGTTGTTCCCAATTAGGGGATGATTTGCACAATACACAAAAAATATTAAGCAACCTTGTTCACCATCCCAATGCCGGTGGTGTCTTGGTACTTGGATTGGGTTGTGAAAACAACCACCTCGCAGAATTCAAGAGAGTACTTGGAGATGTTGATTTGAACAGGGTGAAGTTTCTCGGGGTTCAAGATGCCGAGGATGAAATGGAAGAAGGCTTTGCCCTGCTTGAAGAGCTTGCAGCCTATGTCAAAAGCTTCAAAAGACAGCCCGTTCCTGTTTCCAAGTTAAAGGTTGGGTTGAAATGTGGTGGATCTGACGGGTTCTCAGGAATTACCGGGAATCCTCTGGTTGGGGCTTTCTCTGATAAATTGATCTCCTATGGAGGCACAACGATTTTGACAGAAGTGCCGGAGATGTTCGGTGCCGAAACTATTCTGATGGAGAGAGCAAAGGATGAAGAGGTGTTTAACAAAATAGTAGAACTGGTCAATGATTTTAAACAGTACTTTCTAAAGCATGATCAGGTTGTCTACGAAAACCCCTCACCAGGAAATAAGGCAGGTGGCATTACGACTCTGGAGGAGAAATCACTTGGATGTGTGCAAAAAGGTGGATTTGCCACCATCGAGGACGTCCATCCTTACGGGGGAAGAGTATTAAAGCCGGGACTGAATTTATTGCAGGGTCCAGGAAACGACCTTGTGTCTGTTACAGCATTATCAGCAGCTGGCGCACATATCGTATTGTTTACTACTGGAAGGGGAACACCTTTTGGCGGCCCTGTACCGACGGTGAAAATTTCTACTAATTCAGACCTTTACGAGAAAAAACAGAATTGGATTGATTTCAATGCAGGGGAACTTGTTCAAGGAAAAGAGATGGGGAATCTAACCGACGAATTATTTGATTATGTAGTAGACCTCGCTTCCGGAGTAGAGCGTACCCATAATGAGAAAAACGGTTTCAAGGAAATTTCCATCTTTAAAGACGGCGTCATTTTATAA
- a CDS encoding sugar kinase, with amino-acid sequence MDVVTIGESMVLFTPDSSPLMRYSHTFSRKFGGAESNVAIGLARLGHHCGWISKVGNDEFGKAMVGFIRGEGVDVSQVTYSDEASTGLYFKEVRRASDVRVEYYRKGSAASTLLPTEIDASYIATAKYLHLTGITPALSDSCYETVKKAIEIAKQHGVKVVFDPNLRRKLWSEEKARRVLLELSSLSDIILPGLDEGKFMFGVDDPERLGKLFLQKGNELVILKVGAKGAYYFTEKESVLIPGYPVEEVIDPVGAGDGFAAGVLSGLLDGLSVGDSVARGNAVGAMATLVQGDYEGLPEKAEIERFTQQTVLEDVHR; translated from the coding sequence ATGGATGTTGTGACAATAGGAGAATCCATGGTGCTTTTTACACCAGACTCTTCTCCGCTGATGAGATACTCCCATACGTTCTCTAGGAAATTTGGTGGAGCGGAATCCAATGTGGCAATCGGGCTTGCAAGGCTGGGGCATCATTGTGGTTGGATCAGTAAAGTGGGAAATGATGAATTCGGAAAAGCGATGGTAGGTTTTATCCGCGGGGAAGGTGTGGATGTAAGTCAGGTCACCTATAGCGATGAGGCTTCTACAGGATTGTACTTTAAAGAAGTTCGACGCGCAAGCGATGTTAGAGTGGAGTACTACAGAAAAGGATCGGCAGCTAGTACCTTGCTGCCAACGGAAATAGATGCATCCTATATTGCTACTGCTAAATACCTTCATCTTACAGGTATTACGCCTGCATTGAGTGATTCCTGTTATGAAACGGTGAAAAAGGCGATTGAAATTGCCAAACAGCATGGTGTGAAAGTTGTATTTGATCCGAATCTTCGCAGAAAGCTTTGGTCGGAAGAGAAAGCAAGAAGAGTGTTGTTAGAGCTTTCCTCCCTTTCCGATATTATTCTGCCAGGTTTAGATGAGGGGAAATTCATGTTCGGCGTAGATGATCCAGAGAGACTCGGGAAGCTATTCCTTCAAAAAGGCAATGAACTTGTCATTTTAAAGGTTGGCGCAAAAGGTGCGTATTATTTTACCGAAAAAGAGAGCGTTCTCATCCCAGGGTACCCTGTGGAAGAAGTGATAGACCCGGTTGGTGCCGGGGATGGATTTGCTGCGGGGGTGTTGTCTGGCCTATTGGATGGACTTTCTGTGGGGGACTCGGTAGCAAGGGGTAATGCTGTCGGAGCGATGGCGACATTGGTACAGGGTGATTATGAAGGGTTACCGGAAAAGGCAGAAATTGAAAGGTTTACACAACAAACTGTCCTAGAGGATGTCCATCGATAA
- the kduI gene encoding 5-dehydro-4-deoxy-D-glucuronate isomerase, producing the protein MEVRYAGSPIEAKTFTTERLREEFLIESLFVQGKLKMVYSHYDRVVMGGAIPTDAPLKLEGSQTLQTEYFLERREVGIINIGAKGKVVVDGEEYELSKRDCLYVGLGKEEVTFHSLNSSEPAKFYLVSSLAHKEYPTRILPIEDAEPVRLGSDSESNKRTIYKYIHEEGIQSCQLMMGMTLLEPNNMWNTMPAHIHDRRMEVYLYFDMEEESRVFHLMGEPSETRHLVVKNEQAVISPPWSIHSGMGTNNYTFIWAMAGENYTFKDMEFVKMEDLK; encoded by the coding sequence ATGGAAGTAAGATACGCAGGTAGTCCGATCGAAGCGAAAACTTTTACAACAGAGCGTCTAAGAGAGGAATTTTTAATAGAATCATTGTTTGTACAAGGAAAACTCAAGATGGTCTATTCCCATTATGATCGTGTCGTGATGGGTGGAGCGATTCCAACAGATGCACCATTGAAGCTGGAAGGAAGCCAAACGCTTCAAACGGAATATTTCCTGGAGCGAAGAGAAGTGGGCATCATCAACATAGGGGCAAAAGGTAAAGTAGTGGTGGATGGCGAGGAGTATGAATTAAGTAAGCGTGACTGTCTTTATGTCGGACTTGGAAAAGAAGAGGTTACTTTTCATAGTTTAAACAGCTCCGAACCTGCGAAATTCTATCTTGTATCATCTTTGGCACACAAGGAATACCCTACTCGGATATTACCAATTGAAGACGCGGAACCGGTTAGACTGGGTTCTGACAGTGAATCTAATAAAAGGACGATTTATAAATATATCCATGAAGAGGGAATACAAAGCTGTCAATTAATGATGGGGATGACATTGCTTGAGCCGAATAATATGTGGAATACGATGCCGGCACATATCCATGACCGTCGTATGGAGGTATATCTATACTTCGATATGGAGGAGGAATCAAGGGTCTTTCATTTAATGGGTGAGCCTAGCGAGACGCGTCACCTTGTGGTGAAAAATGAACAGGCAGTCATTTCTCCGCCATGGTCCATCCATTCTGGTATGGGCACGAACAATTATACGTTCATTTGGGCAATGGCAGGCGAAAACTATACCTTCAAGGATATGGAATTTGTCAAAATGGAGGACTTAAAATAA
- the kduD gene encoding 2-dehydro-3-deoxy-D-gluconate 5-dehydrogenase KduD, producing MNNVNEWFSLKGKTALVTGARTGIGQAIAIGYAKAGAKVILVGHRDNMQETESEIAHFDGRYETYLMDLSKVEELKGKCEEILSSHSIDIVVNNAGVIRREPAATHSLEDWQAVLDTNINSVFLLCQAFAKPMLDRNNGKIINIASLLSFQGGITVPGYAASKHAIAGLTKALANEWASSGIQVNAIAPGYIATNNTEALRNNEERNASILSRIPAQRWGKPDDLVGAAIFLASDASDYVNGHVLTVDGGWMAR from the coding sequence GTGAATAACGTAAATGAATGGTTTTCTTTAAAAGGAAAAACTGCCCTTGTTACCGGGGCAAGGACAGGTATTGGACAAGCGATCGCAATTGGATACGCGAAAGCTGGGGCCAAGGTAATCCTTGTCGGTCATCGGGATAATATGCAAGAGACCGAATCGGAAATAGCACACTTCGATGGTAGATATGAAACATACTTAATGGATTTGTCCAAGGTGGAAGAATTAAAAGGGAAGTGTGAGGAGATACTTTCCTCCCACAGCATTGATATTGTCGTGAACAATGCTGGTGTCATCAGAAGGGAACCTGCTGCTACACATTCTTTAGAGGATTGGCAGGCGGTATTGGATACCAATATCAATTCCGTGTTTCTTCTCTGTCAGGCATTCGCAAAGCCGATGCTGGACCGGAATAATGGAAAGATCATCAATATTGCCTCCCTATTATCGTTTCAAGGGGGAATCACCGTCCCTGGATATGCCGCAAGTAAACATGCCATTGCCGGGTTGACAAAAGCATTGGCAAATGAGTGGGCGTCCTCGGGGATACAGGTAAATGCGATAGCACCTGGATATATTGCAACCAATAACACAGAAGCACTCAGGAATAACGAAGAACGAAATGCTTCCATCCTTTCCAGGATCCCAGCTCAGCGATGGGGAAAGCCCGATGATTTAGTCGGTGCGGCAATATTCCTGGCATCAGATGCTTCTGATTATGTGAATGGACATGTACTCACCGTAGATGGCGGATGGATGGCAAGGTAA